AGTAGCATTATCGGTGCGACCGGAGATTTTATAAACTTTTTTTCTTGTGGTGTGACCCTCACTATTTTTTCCAGAACTTTTTCAGAAGCCATTATTGCAAATGGCTTCGTTGGACGATTCTTCAAAATTCTCAATTTATTTACAGCGCTACAATTCGTGGCATCACAGGCAATATGAAATCCACCGATCCCTTTTATTGCAACAATCTCACCTTTTTTCAGCAAGTTTATTGCCTCAATTATCGGGTCTTTTGTTTTAATCATTTTTCCATCAATCCGGTATATTGAAAATTCTGGTCCACATACAAAACAGCAATCAGGCTGGGCATGAAATCTGCGATTATAGACATCTTCAAACTCTTTTTCACACTCCGGACACATTTTGAATTCTTTCATAGAAGTCTGCTGACGGTCGTAAGGTGTAGTGTAGATTATAGAATATCTGGGACCGCAGTTCGTGCAATTTATGAAAGGAAATTTGTATCTACGATCTTCAGGATTAAAGAATTCTTTCAAACAATCTTTACAGGTTGCAATATCCGGTGAAATCTGGGTGAAACCACTGGATTGTTTACTGTGTTTTATGACAAATCTTTTTTCTCCTTTGACTGGTATCTGTTTCACTGTAATTAATTCAATTATTGATGCAGCTGGTCTTTCCAATGAAAGTCTTTTTAAAAATTCTTTTATTCTTTTTGTATTACCTTCAATCTCTATCTCCACCCCGTAAGACGTATTGCGGACAAAACCGGTAAGATTTAATCTATTTGCCAGGCGGTAAACAAAAGGTCTAAATCCCACACCCTGAACAATGCCTTTAACCTGAACAAGACTCCGCGCCATTGATAAATAAATTTTTACTTTTTCTTAGCCAGTTCTTTTTTTATAAAATCAATAAGCTTATCAAACCCTCTACCATTTTTGGCTGAAACTTCAAATATTAATGCCTTAGGGTTTTTATTTACTATATTTTTTTTGGCTTTTTTGACCTTAAAATCCAGATAAGGCAAAAGGTCAATTTTATTAATGATCACAACCTTTGCCAGATGAAACAATAAGGGATATTTTATTGGTTTATCATCGCCCTCCGGGGTAGAAAGAATTGCGATCTTATAATCTTCACCAATTTCAAACTCGGCAGGGCAAACAAGGTTACCAACATTTTCAATAAGTATTAAATCATAAGGTTTATCCACCTTAGGCAGGGTTTGGGCAATCATAAATGCATCAAGATGACATTCAGTTTGGGTATTTATCTGAATCGTATCAATCTTCAATTTATTCAACCT
The genomic region above belongs to candidate division WOR-3 bacterium and contains:
- the hypB gene encoding hydrogenase nickel incorporation protein HypB, giving the protein MKINILKPVLVSNQERAKENRKFFDKSNSLVLNIIGSPGSGKTSVIENIVKRLKSRFKILVIEGDIKGSIDSERLNKLKIDTIQINTQTECHLDAFMIAQTLPKVDKPYDLILIENVGNLVCPAEFEIGEDYKIAILSTPEGDDKPIKYPLLFHLAKVVIINKIDLLPYLDFKVKKAKKNIVNKNPKALIFEVSAKNGRGFDKLIDFIKKELAKKK